Part of the Motacilla alba alba isolate MOTALB_02 chromosome Z, Motacilla_alba_V1.0_pri, whole genome shotgun sequence genome, ACATAGGCAGCATCACTCACACAGAActgtgcagggcaggtggctaacaaattattttaaaaaatctcaggTGGTCCAGTTTCAGAAACTGTCAACCACTTTTACAAATTCTCCCCTGCATTATTTGAATTCCCCTGAGATTTTagtaagttttttttaaaaaaactgagaGCTAAGTACTTAAAATCAGAACCCTGATGCTTTGTATGCATAAAGTGAATGACAGCACCCTCATTTCAAAATGATTAGTCTAAGAGCTCATAAACACGTATTCAAGTTTGGACTAAGACTACATGCATAATTACTCTCAAAAGTTCAGGTTTACAGACCAGCAATACTGCAgtgtcaaaatgaaaaaaaaaaaaaaatacaaaagacaGGTACAAACACTAAACATTCGTATCTAGAAGGCAAAATAAACCACCAAACATTCACCTTCAACTATGTTTCCACATAGTTTTTGAGTAGAAGTTCAGTCAAGGTAGGCAACAAGGTAGGCAAGCTCAGAGATACAAAAGCTCAGTTTCTATAGACTAAGTTGCATAATATTTGAGGAGTAAGTTTTCCAACTCTAGCTGCAAAAGTGTactttgaattaaaataatctttcttctCTGGACAATATGATGCTTTAAACTTTAACAAAACCACTGTGAACTAAAAAATATCCTGATCATACTTATTAATGTAATGAAATACACAAGCCATaaacaccaaagaaaaataccaaCCTAGAGACTGTATTTTCAGAAAGGTGTAAAAATCATAATCAGAAATATAATtataaagtatttaaaatatacaggtaggacacacacaaaaatcagaagaaatatCTCTAGCCTGAAGTGTTAAccaagctttattttaaaactaaaacatttttacaCAATACTGTGCTGAAGAGAAACAACCTGTTAAAAATACACacctagaaaaatattttatatagagAACTAGTCTTTACTGTGTGGAAATTCAATGAGCTTGTGGCCTTCTGATCACTGCTAAAGCTTACAAAATTATGCCAAGTAACACCAAGAGCAAGTATACCTGTGATAGGAGTCAGACTGTTCGGTAGAGGTTTGTTCAATTCTTTAATTACTACACTTATGAATACATGTGTTCCATCTTCAAAActaaaagaaatacttttgttCAAAATGGCTGTATAATATTCACATGACACAGAattttttctgactttcttCCTGCCTTAATTTCATCATCCATCATCAATAAAACCCACTAACAAATCAATCAaccaagaaaacacaaaaaggcagagtatgaaaaataaaagccacttTAATTTTTACAGAACATATGTGGATGTTATACTATGAGAGGCCTCAAATTACCAAAATTAGAGTCTACAACTGCCAATCAAAGCCCATCTAACCTGATTAGACTTTCTGCCACTTGCATATCACTGAGTCTAACAGTTTGGTCTTTCAAGATCCAGGTGGGAGAAAAAGTTAGTTTAACATATACCAAACTTCTATGTTTGAAATGTGTGAAATCTGATCACAATCTGCTTTGGTTGTGCAGGCgttttgagtttctttttttaattacaattttcttcatatgtaccaaattttgttttctgaactaTTGTGTAAAATGCAGTCAAGGCCAGGAAGAAAAACGTATATTGTTCAAAGTTAACCAGAAAAGTCGTTTCAATATACTCTAATCATTACAACATTGATGCCCTTCCTCAGACCACTGCCTCCGCTTAATATTTTGGTTAAAGACAGTTCTGGCATTGCTATTAATGTCATAACACGAAGGAAGCTGACGCTGTAGTGAGCCTAACCCTCACCCTCACACAACAGAGGCGACACCAGAATAACCTCTGCAAGCTTCCACCGCACTGCTGGACGGGGATGAAGCTGAGCATAACCTCAGGTAAGGTGGACAGGCTGTTTCACGGCACGTAGCGGGGAAGGAACCGGTAATGCTGGATGATAGTTCTCTTGCCTCGaggaagacaaaagcaaaaggagCTTTAAGATGCCCGCGGCCAGGAGGCGCAGACGAGCCTGGGCGGCACTGAGCGCTGCGCCGTGCCCGGCGAAAGCCCGCCAGCACCCCCGGCCGACACCCGTGTCCTGCAGACACGCTTCAGCCGCTACCGGCACCGCCCCTCACTTCCCTCCCCGCGGACGAGCGACGCGGGCCCGTCCCGCACAGCTacctcggcggcggcggcccgcTCTTTGCCCCGGCCGCCCGCGCGTCCCTCCGCCGCCGGCGCGTCCTGGGGCGCCACAgtcccgccgcgccgccgccgcccgccgcccgcgtCCCCCGGCTGCGCACGGGGGGCGCCGGGCCCGAGCCGCTTTCCCGGCGGCGCCTCCGCCTCCTCCAGCGGGCGCTTGAGCGCAGCCGGGCCCGCgcagcccggctctgcccggggccgccgctcgCCCgcgcggggcagcgccggcTCGCGCAGCAGCCGCTTCACGGGCACGTGGCACATCAGCGGCTCCGCGCGCCGCTTGGCCATGAGAGGCCGCGCGCCGGCTGCTCCGCGGGACTCGTGTGCCCCG contains:
- the CZH9orf40 gene encoding uncharacterized protein C9orf40 homolog, yielding MRAAARARRACAGGAHESRGAAGARPLMAKRRAEPLMCHVPVKRLLREPALPRAGERRPRAEPGCAGPAALKRPLEEAEAPPGKRLGPGAPRAQPGDAGGGRRRRGGTVAPQDAPAAEGRAGGRGKERAAAAEQEEEEFCQYNSFLYWRAPLPAIDLSDIQNLDEETPSGAKTAARADTAETEMET